One Cryobacterium psychrophilum DNA segment encodes these proteins:
- a CDS encoding acetate uptake transporter: protein MTTVLNPTRPARPETTPVTEPAPRIAIADPAALGLGAFALTTFVLSLANSGLIPTAGAAVIGLAVFYGGIAQFAAGMWEFIKGNTFGATAFTSYGAFWLAFWWLLTHPETEAAAGAAGIGAFLLAWTLFTVYMTIAAARTNVMLLSLFIAATLTFLGLTIGAFSGSAAIHQLAGWIGIATALIAWYGSAAVAVNSTWKRAVFPLGPLA, encoded by the coding sequence ATGACGACCGTTCTCAACCCCACCCGTCCGGCTCGCCCGGAAACCACCCCCGTCACGGAACCCGCGCCGCGCATAGCGATCGCCGACCCGGCGGCACTCGGACTGGGCGCGTTTGCCCTGACCACGTTCGTTCTCAGCCTTGCCAACTCCGGGCTCATTCCCACTGCGGGCGCCGCCGTGATCGGCCTCGCCGTGTTCTACGGCGGAATCGCCCAATTCGCCGCGGGCATGTGGGAGTTCATCAAGGGCAACACCTTCGGCGCGACCGCGTTCACATCATATGGGGCGTTCTGGCTCGCCTTCTGGTGGCTGCTCACCCATCCGGAGACCGAGGCCGCTGCCGGCGCCGCCGGAATCGGCGCGTTCCTGCTCGCCTGGACCCTCTTCACCGTGTACATGACCATCGCCGCAGCGAGGACCAATGTCATGCTGCTTTCCCTGTTCATCGCCGCCACACTGACCTTTCTGGGCCTCACGATCGGCGCTTTCTCGGGTAGCGCGGCCATCCACCAGCTGGCCGGCTGGATCGGGATCGCGACCGCGCTCATCGCCTGGTACGGCTCGGCTGCCGTGGCGGTCAACTCCACGTGGAAGCGCGCCGTCTTCCCGCTGGGTCCGCTCGCGTAA
- the rpoB gene encoding DNA-directed RNA polymerase subunit beta, which translates to MAAARNATTNSPKNGRSAERLSFAKISDHLTVPDLLALQTESFDWLVGNDIWKKRVAEAQKAGRQDLPNHTGLDEIFEEISPIEDLGETMQLSFTNPELEPEKYTIDECKEKGKTFSAPLYVNAEFMNHLTGEIKTQTVFMGDFPLMTPKGTFVINGTERVVVSQLVRSPGVYFDRQQEKTSDKDIYSARVIPSRGAWLEFEIDKRDQVGVRIDRKRKQSVTVFLKALGLSSEEILEEFKGFPSIELTLEKDNILTKEEALKDIYRKLRPGEQVAAEAARALLDNFFFNSKRYDLAKVGRYKINRKLGLEAPLSDSVLTLQDILATIKYLVSLHDNRSTIVGLRDGKTTDINIDIDDIDHFGNRRIRAVGELIQNQVRTGLSRMERVVRERMTTQDIEAITPQTLINVRPVVAAIKEFFGTSQLSQFMDQNNPLAGLTHKRRLSALGPGGLSRDRAGVEVRDVHPSHYGRMCPIETPEGPNIGLIGSLASFARINAFGFIETPYRRVVNNKVTETIDYLTASEEDDFIVAQANAPLTKDSHFAEDRVLARKKGGEVDLFPAEDIGYMDVSPRQMVSVGTSLIPFLDHDDANRALMGANMQRQAVPLLLSDSPLVGTGMEGYTAIDAGDVLTADKAGVVGEVSADFVTIQLDEGGTQTYYLRKFSRSNQGTSFNHRVIVNAGERIEVGEVIADGPATDQGEVALGKNLLVAFMPWEGYNFEDAIILSQNLVKDDTLSSIHIEEYEVDARDTKLGKEEITRDLPNVSPDFLADLDERGIIRIGAEVRPGDILVGKVTPKGETELSAEERLLRAIFNEKSREVRDTSLKVPHGERGTIIGVKVFDSQDGDDELGSGVNQRVVVFIAQKRKITEGDKLAGRHGNKGVISRILPIEDMPFLADGTPVDIILNPLGIPGRMNFGQVLETHLGWIAKQGWQVEGKPKWAARLPEEAWSAAPGTKVATPVFDGALEIEIEGLLESTTPTRDGERLIGSSGKTVLFDGRSGEPFPDPVSVGYMYILKLHHLVDDKIHARSTGPYSMITQQPLGGKAQFGGQRFGEMEVWALEAYGAAYALQELLTIKSDDILGRVKVYEAIVKGENIQEPGIPESFKVLIKEMQSLCLNVEVLSSDGTAVSLRDTDDEVFRAAEELGINISTRFESSTIDDI; encoded by the coding sequence TTGGCTGCTGCGCGCAACGCAACCACCAACTCACCCAAGAACGGCCGCTCAGCTGAGCGTCTTTCGTTCGCGAAGATTAGCGACCACCTCACTGTTCCGGATCTGCTTGCATTGCAGACCGAGAGCTTTGACTGGCTCGTTGGCAACGACATCTGGAAGAAGCGCGTCGCTGAAGCCCAGAAGGCCGGACGCCAGGACCTGCCGAATCACACCGGGCTCGATGAGATCTTCGAAGAGATCTCTCCCATCGAAGACCTCGGCGAAACGATGCAGCTCTCCTTCACCAACCCGGAGCTCGAGCCGGAGAAGTACACCATTGATGAGTGCAAGGAAAAGGGTAAGACCTTCTCCGCACCCCTCTATGTGAACGCAGAGTTCATGAACCACCTCACCGGTGAGATCAAGACTCAGACCGTATTCATGGGCGACTTCCCGCTGATGACGCCCAAGGGCACCTTTGTGATCAACGGCACCGAGCGTGTCGTCGTGTCGCAGCTCGTGCGTTCACCCGGCGTGTACTTCGATCGCCAGCAGGAGAAGACCTCCGATAAGGACATCTACTCCGCTCGCGTCATTCCGAGCCGTGGTGCATGGCTCGAGTTCGAGATCGACAAGCGCGACCAGGTTGGCGTGCGCATCGACCGCAAGCGCAAGCAGTCCGTGACTGTCTTCCTCAAGGCCCTCGGCCTCTCGAGCGAAGAGATCCTCGAAGAGTTCAAGGGCTTCCCGTCCATCGAGCTCACCCTTGAGAAGGACAACATCCTCACGAAGGAAGAAGCCCTCAAGGACATCTACCGCAAGCTGCGTCCAGGCGAGCAGGTTGCCGCTGAAGCTGCCCGCGCTCTGTTGGACAACTTCTTCTTCAACTCCAAGCGCTACGACCTGGCCAAGGTTGGTCGTTACAAGATCAACCGCAAGCTCGGCCTTGAGGCTCCGCTCAGCGACTCGGTACTGACGCTCCAGGACATCCTGGCCACCATCAAGTACCTCGTTTCGCTGCACGACAACCGTTCTACGATTGTTGGCCTGCGCGATGGCAAGACCACCGACATCAACATCGACATCGACGACATCGACCACTTCGGTAACCGTCGTATCCGTGCCGTTGGTGAGCTCATCCAGAACCAGGTGCGCACCGGCCTGTCCCGCATGGAGCGCGTCGTTCGCGAGCGCATGACCACGCAGGACATCGAAGCGATCACCCCGCAGACCCTGATCAACGTGCGCCCCGTCGTCGCCGCGATCAAGGAGTTCTTCGGAACCAGCCAGCTGTCGCAGTTCATGGACCAGAACAACCCGCTCGCCGGACTGACGCACAAGCGTCGCCTGTCCGCGCTGGGCCCGGGTGGTCTGTCCCGTGACCGTGCCGGCGTCGAGGTGCGAGACGTTCACCCCTCGCACTACGGTCGTATGTGCCCCATTGAAACCCCGGAAGGCCCGAACATTGGCCTGATTGGTTCGCTCGCTTCGTTCGCGCGAATCAACGCCTTCGGTTTCATTGAGACGCCGTACCGTCGCGTGGTCAACAACAAGGTCACCGAGACGATCGATTACCTCACCGCGAGCGAGGAGGACGACTTCATCGTCGCCCAGGCCAACGCTCCGTTGACCAAGGACTCGCACTTCGCAGAAGACCGCGTCCTCGCCCGTAAGAAGGGTGGAGAGGTTGACCTCTTCCCCGCAGAAGACATCGGCTACATGGACGTTTCACCGCGCCAGATGGTGTCGGTCGGAACCTCGCTCATCCCGTTCCTCGACCATGACGATGCAAACCGCGCGCTCATGGGTGCCAACATGCAGCGTCAGGCTGTCCCGCTGCTGCTCAGCGACAGCCCGCTCGTCGGAACCGGCATGGAGGGCTACACGGCCATCGACGCCGGCGACGTACTCACCGCCGACAAGGCCGGTGTGGTCGGCGAAGTGTCTGCTGACTTCGTCACCATCCAGCTCGACGAGGGCGGAACGCAGACGTACTACCTGCGCAAGTTCTCGCGCTCCAACCAGGGCACGAGCTTCAACCACCGCGTCATCGTCAATGCCGGAGAGCGCATTGAAGTAGGCGAAGTCATCGCCGACGGTCCGGCAACGGACCAGGGCGAGGTCGCACTCGGAAAGAACCTGCTCGTGGCATTCATGCCGTGGGAAGGCTACAACTTCGAGGACGCGATCATCCTGAGCCAGAACCTGGTCAAGGACGACACCCTGTCGTCGATTCACATCGAAGAGTACGAAGTGGATGCCCGCGACACCAAGCTGGGTAAGGAAGAGATCACTCGCGACCTTCCCAACGTGTCGCCCGACTTCCTCGCCGACCTCGACGAGCGTGGCATCATCCGCATCGGAGCAGAGGTTCGCCCCGGCGACATCCTCGTTGGCAAGGTCACGCCCAAGGGCGAGACCGAGCTTTCCGCTGAGGAACGCCTGCTTCGCGCCATCTTCAACGAGAAGAGCCGCGAAGTTCGCGACACCTCGCTCAAGGTTCCCCACGGTGAGCGCGGCACCATCATCGGTGTCAAGGTCTTCGACTCGCAGGACGGCGACGACGAGCTCGGCTCCGGCGTCAACCAGCGTGTTGTTGTCTTCATCGCCCAGAAGCGCAAGATCACCGAGGGTGACAAGCTCGCCGGTCGTCACGGCAACAAGGGTGTCATCTCCCGTATTCTGCCGATCGAGGACATGCCGTTCCTCGCCGACGGAACCCCGGTCGACATCATCCTCAACCCGCTGGGTATTCCGGGACGAATGAACTTCGGTCAGGTTCTCGAGACCCACCTCGGGTGGATCGCGAAGCAGGGCTGGCAGGTCGAGGGCAAGCCCAAGTGGGCTGCTCGTCTTCCGGAAGAGGCCTGGAGCGCAGCACCCGGCACGAAGGTCGCAACCCCGGTCTTCGACGGCGCGCTCGAGATCGAGATCGAGGGTCTCCTGGAGTCCACGACCCCGACCCGTGACGGCGAACGCCTCATCGGTTCGTCAGGTAAGACTGTGCTCTTCGACGGCCGCTCCGGCGAGCCGTTCCCTGACCCGGTCTCTGTCGGCTACATGTACATCCTGAAGCTGCACCACCTCGTCGACGACAAGATCCACGCTCGTTCGACCGGTCCGTACTCCATGATCACGCAGCAGCCGCTGGGTGGTAAGGCGCAGTTCGGTGGACAGCGTTTCGGTGAGATGGAGGTGTGGGCGCTCGAAGCATATGGAGCCGCTTACGCCCTGCAGGAACTCCTGACCATCAAGAGCGACGATATCCTCGGCCGCGTCAAGGTCTACGAAGCCATCGTCAAGGGTGAGAACATCCAGGAGCCCGGTATCCCCGAGAGCTTCAAGGTTCTGATCAAGGAAATGCAGTCGCTGTGCTTGAACGTCGAGGTCCTCTCGTCCGACGGCACCGCGGTCAGCCTGCGCGACACGGATGACGAGGTCTTCCGTGCCGCAGAAGAGCTCGGCATCAACATTTCCACCCGGTTTGAGTCGTCGACCATCGACGACATCTAA
- the rpoC gene encoding DNA-directed RNA polymerase subunit beta' gives MLDVTTFDELRIGLATADDMRRWSHGEVKKPETINYRTLKPEKDGLFGEQIFGPSRDWECSCGKYKRVRFKGIVCERCGVEVTKSSVRRERMGHIELAAPVTHIWYFKGVPSRLGYLLDMAPKDLEKVIYFAAYMVISVDEDGRHQDMPGLENELRLELKTLETSRDSRIADRLQRLETDLAALEAEGAKSDQKKRAKDAAEKEMSQIRKSLDEQIAHLERVWEDFRTLKVGDLKPEDSVFHELQDRFGMYFEAFMGAEAIKKRLEAFDLVSESESLHLQIAEGKGQKKIRAIKRLRVVNAFIMTGNSPAAMVLDIVPVIPPELRPMVQLDGGRFATSDLNDLYRRVINRNNRLRRLLDLGAPEIIVNNEKRMLQEAVDALFDNGRRGRPVTGTGNRALKSLSDMLKGKQGRFRQNLLGKRVDYSGRSVIVVGPQLKLHQCGLPKQMALELFKPFVIKRLIDLSHAQNIKAAKRMVERSRPQVWDVLEEIIRERPVLLNRAPTLHRLGIQAFEPQLVEGKAIQLHPLVCAAFNADFDGDQMAVHLPLSVEAQAEARILMLASNNILKPSDGRPVTLPTQDMIIGLHHLTTMKEGVIGEGRAFTNVAEAILAFDQKSLDLNAKVRIRLADKYFAEGTQPEGVELVNGQAVGTVLVTTSLGRAIFNEALPVDYPYFEQVADKVTMSTIVNDLAERYVKVEVAATLDRIKDAGFYWATRSGVTVALSDILTPPNKKEIVSTYEKLAAKVQAQFEKGLTTDLERRQELIQIWTRATEDVAKAMQANIPADNTINRMVTSGARGNWLQVRNIAGMRGLVNNPKGEIIPRPIISSYREGLSVAEYFIATHGARKGLADTALRTADSGYLTRRLVDVSQDVIIREDDCGTTKGLELPIGDRDSAGVLGVHPNVENAVYARSLAAPAVDAAGVVVAEAGADVGDVLIAQLIASGIETIKVRSVLTCESSVGVCAVCYGRSLATGQLVDIGEAVGIIAAQSIGEPGTQLTMRTFHTGGSASADDITQGLPRVQELFEARTPKGASPIVDSAGRITIEDSDKGRKVILTPDNGDEAIAYPVLKRSTLLVEDGQHVELGTQIIIGAVDPKEVLRVKGVRAVQKHLVGGVQDVYRSQGVPIHDKHIEVIVRQMLRKVTVVEHGDTGLLPGELVDRLKYNDLNRSALTEGKKTASARQEVMGITKASLATESWLSAASFQETTRVLTQAAMEGKSDPLMGLKENVIIGKLIPAGTGLPRYRDVTVEATEEAKAERYPNRIFTEDATFTEGDLSFVDFDSFPSDDLTPGTYN, from the coding sequence TTGCTCGACGTAACAACATTTGACGAGCTTCGCATTGGCCTGGCCACCGCTGACGACATGCGTCGTTGGTCGCACGGTGAGGTCAAGAAGCCCGAAACCATCAACTACCGCACGCTCAAGCCCGAGAAGGACGGTCTGTTCGGCGAACAGATCTTCGGCCCTTCCAGGGACTGGGAATGCTCCTGTGGCAAGTACAAGCGTGTGCGCTTCAAAGGCATTGTTTGTGAGCGCTGTGGCGTAGAGGTCACGAAGTCGTCGGTGCGCCGTGAGCGCATGGGCCACATCGAACTCGCCGCTCCGGTTACCCACATCTGGTACTTCAAGGGTGTGCCGTCTCGCCTCGGTTACCTGCTCGACATGGCTCCGAAGGACCTCGAAAAGGTCATCTACTTCGCCGCCTACATGGTCATCTCGGTCGACGAAGACGGTCGCCACCAGGACATGCCTGGACTCGAGAACGAGCTGCGCCTTGAGCTCAAGACCCTCGAGACCAGCCGTGATTCGCGCATCGCCGATCGCCTGCAGCGCCTCGAAACCGACCTCGCAGCGCTTGAGGCCGAGGGCGCCAAGAGCGACCAGAAGAAGCGCGCGAAAGACGCCGCCGAGAAGGAAATGAGCCAGATTCGCAAGTCTCTGGACGAGCAGATCGCACACCTCGAGCGCGTGTGGGAAGACTTCCGCACCCTCAAGGTCGGCGACCTGAAGCCCGAAGACTCCGTCTTCCACGAGCTCCAGGACCGCTTCGGCATGTACTTCGAGGCCTTCATGGGCGCCGAGGCCATCAAGAAGCGCCTTGAGGCCTTCGACCTCGTCAGCGAGAGCGAAAGCCTCCACCTGCAGATCGCTGAAGGCAAGGGTCAGAAGAAGATCCGCGCCATCAAGCGCCTTCGCGTGGTCAACGCGTTCATCATGACCGGCAACTCGCCGGCCGCGATGGTGCTCGACATCGTGCCGGTCATCCCGCCCGAGCTGCGCCCGATGGTGCAGCTTGACGGTGGCCGTTTCGCCACGTCCGACCTCAACGACCTCTACCGTCGTGTGATCAACCGCAACAACCGCCTGCGTCGTCTGCTTGACCTCGGTGCCCCCGAGATCATCGTGAACAACGAGAAGCGGATGCTGCAGGAGGCCGTCGACGCACTCTTCGACAACGGTCGTCGTGGTCGCCCGGTCACCGGTACCGGTAACCGCGCCCTCAAGTCCCTGAGCGACATGCTCAAGGGTAAGCAGGGTCGTTTCCGTCAGAACCTGCTCGGAAAGCGCGTTGACTACTCTGGCCGTTCGGTCATCGTCGTCGGCCCGCAGCTGAAGCTGCACCAGTGTGGCCTGCCCAAGCAGATGGCCCTGGAACTCTTCAAGCCGTTCGTGATCAAGCGCCTGATCGACCTGAGCCACGCTCAGAACATCAAGGCTGCCAAGCGTATGGTTGAGCGTTCACGCCCGCAGGTCTGGGACGTGCTCGAGGAGATCATTCGCGAGCGCCCGGTTCTTCTGAACCGTGCACCGACCCTGCACCGCCTGGGCATCCAGGCCTTCGAGCCTCAGCTCGTTGAGGGTAAGGCCATCCAGCTGCACCCGCTCGTCTGCGCGGCGTTCAACGCCGACTTCGACGGTGACCAGATGGCTGTGCACCTTCCGCTCTCGGTTGAGGCCCAGGCCGAGGCACGCATCCTGATGCTCGCCTCGAACAACATCCTGAAGCCGTCTGACGGTCGTCCGGTAACCCTGCCCACACAGGACATGATCATCGGTCTGCACCACCTCACGACGATGAAGGAAGGCGTAATCGGCGAAGGCCGTGCCTTCACCAACGTCGCCGAGGCGATCCTGGCCTTCGACCAGAAGTCACTCGACCTGAACGCCAAGGTTCGCATCCGTCTTGCCGACAAGTACTTCGCCGAGGGCACGCAGCCTGAAGGCGTGGAGCTCGTCAATGGGCAGGCTGTTGGAACCGTACTGGTCACCACCAGCCTGGGTCGCGCCATCTTCAACGAGGCGCTTCCGGTTGACTACCCGTACTTCGAGCAGGTGGCCGACAAGGTCACCATGTCGACGATCGTCAACGACCTGGCCGAGCGGTACGTGAAGGTCGAAGTGGCCGCCACGCTCGACCGGATCAAGGACGCCGGGTTCTACTGGGCTACTCGCTCCGGTGTGACCGTCGCGCTCAGCGACATCCTGACGCCTCCGAACAAGAAGGAGATCGTCAGCACGTACGAGAAGCTGGCCGCAAAGGTTCAGGCGCAGTTCGAGAAGGGTCTCACGACCGACCTCGAGCGTCGCCAGGAGCTCATCCAGATCTGGACCAGGGCAACTGAAGACGTGGCCAAGGCCATGCAGGCGAACATTCCGGCTGACAACACGATCAACCGTATGGTCACCTCTGGTGCTCGTGGTAACTGGCTGCAGGTGCGAAACATCGCCGGCATGCGAGGCCTCGTGAACAACCCGAAGGGTGAGATCATTCCTCGCCCGATCATCTCGAGCTACCGCGAAGGCCTGTCCGTCGCCGAGTACTTCATTGCTACTCACGGTGCTCGTAAGGGACTGGCTGACACGGCTCTTCGTACCGCTGACTCGGGGTACCTCACCCGTCGTCTCGTGGACGTCTCGCAGGATGTCATCATCCGCGAAGACGACTGCGGCACGACCAAGGGTCTCGAGTTGCCGATCGGTGACCGGGATTCCGCTGGCGTGCTCGGCGTTCACCCGAACGTTGAGAACGCGGTCTACGCTCGCAGCCTGGCCGCACCCGCGGTCGACGCCGCTGGCGTGGTTGTGGCCGAGGCCGGCGCCGACGTGGGAGATGTGCTCATCGCGCAGCTCATCGCGTCCGGTATCGAGACCATCAAGGTTCGCTCCGTGCTGACGTGCGAGTCGTCCGTTGGTGTTTGTGCGGTCTGCTACGGCCGTTCGCTCGCCACGGGCCAGCTCGTCGACATCGGTGAGGCCGTCGGTATCATTGCCGCGCAGTCCATCGGTGAGCCCGGCACCCAGCTGACCATGCGTACCTTCCACACGGGTGGGTCGGCATCCGCTGACGACATCACCCAGGGTCTGCCGCGTGTTCAGGAGCTCTTCGAGGCTCGCACCCCCAAGGGTGCGTCGCCCATCGTTGACTCCGCCGGACGCATCACCATCGAGGACAGCGACAAGGGCCGTAAGGTCATTCTCACGCCCGACAACGGTGATGAAGCGATTGCCTACCCGGTACTCAAGCGTTCGACCCTTCTCGTTGAGGACGGCCAGCACGTTGAGCTCGGAACGCAGATCATCATCGGCGCCGTCGACCCGAAGGAAGTTCTTCGCGTCAAGGGCGTTCGCGCGGTGCAGAAGCACCTCGTGGGCGGTGTGCAGGACGTTTACCGTTCGCAGGGTGTACCGATTCACGACAAGCACATCGAGGTCATCGTTCGTCAGATGCTTCGCAAGGTGACTGTCGTTGAGCACGGCGACACCGGCCTGCTTCCGGGCGAGCTCGTTGACCGGTTGAAGTACAACGACCTCAACCGCAGCGCGCTCACCGAGGGCAAGAAGACGGCTTCGGCTCGTCAGGAGGTCATGGGTATCACCAAGGCATCCCTGGCCACCGAGTCCTGGCTGTCGGCCGCTTCCTTCCAGGAGACCACCCGGGTTCTGACCCAGGCGGCCATGGAAGGCAAGAGCGACCCGCTGATGGGCCTCAAGGAGAACGTGATCATCGGTAAGTTGATCCCGGCCGGAACCGGTCTCCCGCGTTACCGCGACGTCACCGTCGAGGCAACTGAGGAAGCCAAGGCTGAGCGTTACCCGAACCGCATCTTCACCGAAGATGCCACGTTCACCGAGGGTGACCTGAGCTTCGTTGATTTCGACAGCTTCCCGTCGGATGACCTGACTCCCGGTACGTACAACTAG
- a CDS encoding GGDEF domain-containing phosphodiesterase, protein MQVAGRVGAVFVVAVGLLVLIGWYTQTTALTTVLPGLVPMKPTTAVALILLSLSLVTQRSVSLSLAVVAIALALVTLAGYAIGSTFGIAGWVPGIDLAGREPRMAPSTAVGMILVGEAVIAGRLNRTTLMQVFAHASLLVSLIALLGYAYGVSSLYTVAGFTSVALHTALGIAALSVAVLLQNPTVGLVGLLRDRGSAGEMTRRFVPFLFIGPFLLGGLRLWGQSQRWFDAVSGVAILIASVTVLGIVLTWIAAMKLRELDRQRDEAMHALATVNHTLEDAVGHRTRELAEAADTLHTFIKIAPVGIVQLDSAGGLLTANDQWLALSGLSLRESLADGWVKAMHPDDLDRVSAEWGEAVAAGIGYETALRFRTPAGRVNWVQVSTAPIHDQDSLAATGHLGTVTDITELRDAEESAAAARARFEAAFASSPLGTAIVSLDGEVLEANKRFFDLAGRSAAVVAAHIDEIFMPVGDRGDDRPRLTDGPFTRQRMDRRMRRGDGEETWVKVSIAEISEGEHTGGLLYQLEDITARRLAEARVEHLAFHDPLTNLPNRRLLLDRLNQALLLSARNGHGVAVLFIDLDRFKFVNDSLGHYAGDAVLAEVGIRLRMTARSTDTVSRIGGDEFVVICPDVGSNRDVNKIADALQKVIAEPVLIGDQMASVDASIGIAFGQGHDDAELLLRNADQAMYLAKDRGRARYEVFDDDLRGRIERRLDTELALRDAVQLGEIETWFQPIVDLQQQTVVATEALARWRRPDKGLVSPGEFIAIAEEVGLIKGIGTTVLGQACRAATSLGGRMAVSVNVSPRQFVQDDFGVFVKRMLKETGLPADQLWLELTESAVLEAIDSAARTFQELRALGVRLAIDDFGTGYSSFSHLRSFTVDLLKIDLTFVRDVERSDHDRAIVEGIVRLGDSLNLDVVAEGIETTGQRDLLTEMGCRYGQGYLFSKPSPVVFPNVHFGDLLEAASGD, encoded by the coding sequence ATGCAGGTAGCAGGACGCGTTGGGGCGGTGTTCGTCGTGGCCGTGGGCCTCCTCGTCCTGATCGGCTGGTACACGCAGACCACGGCGCTCACGACAGTGCTCCCGGGCCTTGTCCCAATGAAACCGACCACTGCCGTCGCGCTGATCCTGCTGTCGCTGTCCCTGGTCACGCAGCGGTCGGTGAGCTTGAGCCTGGCCGTCGTCGCCATTGCGCTGGCATTGGTGACCCTGGCCGGGTACGCGATCGGGTCCACGTTCGGCATTGCCGGTTGGGTGCCGGGGATCGACCTGGCCGGCCGGGAACCGCGAATGGCGCCGAGCACGGCGGTGGGCATGATTCTGGTCGGCGAGGCCGTCATAGCGGGCAGGCTGAATCGCACGACCCTGATGCAGGTCTTCGCGCACGCCTCGCTCCTGGTCAGCCTGATCGCCCTGCTCGGCTATGCCTACGGCGTCTCGTCGCTGTACACCGTGGCGGGATTCACGAGTGTCGCGCTGCACACTGCGTTGGGAATTGCGGCCTTGTCCGTGGCCGTCCTGCTGCAGAATCCCACGGTCGGGCTGGTCGGACTGCTTCGCGATCGTGGCAGCGCCGGGGAGATGACGCGCAGGTTCGTGCCGTTCCTCTTTATCGGCCCCTTTTTACTCGGCGGGCTGCGTCTCTGGGGCCAAAGTCAGCGCTGGTTCGACGCGGTGTCCGGCGTCGCCATCCTGATCGCGAGTGTCACGGTACTGGGCATCGTCCTGACCTGGATCGCCGCCATGAAGTTGCGGGAACTCGACCGGCAGCGCGACGAGGCGATGCACGCTTTGGCGACGGTCAACCACACCCTTGAGGATGCCGTCGGTCACCGCACCCGGGAGCTTGCTGAGGCAGCCGACACGCTTCACACCTTCATCAAGATCGCTCCTGTGGGCATCGTGCAGCTGGATTCCGCGGGCGGGCTCCTCACCGCGAACGACCAGTGGCTGGCACTGAGCGGCCTGAGCCTGCGTGAATCCCTGGCCGACGGATGGGTGAAGGCCATGCACCCCGACGACCTCGACCGGGTGTCCGCAGAGTGGGGCGAGGCCGTCGCCGCGGGGATCGGCTACGAGACGGCCCTGCGCTTTCGCACCCCGGCGGGCCGGGTGAACTGGGTCCAGGTCAGTACCGCCCCGATCCATGACCAGGATTCCCTCGCCGCCACCGGTCACCTGGGCACCGTGACCGACATCACCGAACTTCGAGACGCCGAAGAATCAGCCGCCGCCGCGCGGGCCCGTTTCGAGGCGGCCTTCGCATCCTCGCCGCTGGGCACGGCGATCGTCTCGCTCGACGGCGAGGTGCTGGAGGCCAACAAGCGGTTTTTCGACCTCGCCGGGCGATCTGCCGCCGTGGTCGCAGCTCACATTGACGAGATCTTCATGCCCGTCGGAGACCGTGGTGACGATCGGCCCCGCCTCACGGACGGACCGTTCACTCGCCAGCGCATGGACCGGCGGATGCGACGCGGCGACGGGGAAGAAACCTGGGTCAAGGTCAGCATTGCCGAGATCAGCGAGGGAGAGCACACCGGGGGGCTCCTGTACCAGCTGGAGGACATCACCGCCCGCCGGCTGGCCGAGGCGCGGGTGGAGCACCTCGCGTTCCACGATCCGCTGACCAACCTGCCCAACCGCCGTCTGTTGCTCGACCGGCTCAACCAGGCCCTCCTGCTGTCCGCCCGAAACGGCCACGGCGTCGCCGTGCTGTTCATCGACCTCGACCGTTTCAAGTTCGTCAACGACAGTCTCGGTCACTACGCCGGGGACGCCGTGCTCGCCGAGGTCGGCATCCGGCTGCGGATGACCGCCCGGTCAACGGACACCGTCTCCCGCATTGGCGGCGATGAGTTTGTCGTGATCTGCCCCGATGTCGGCAGCAACCGGGACGTGAATAAGATCGCTGATGCCCTGCAGAAGGTCATCGCCGAGCCGGTGCTGATCGGTGACCAAATGGCATCCGTCGATGCCAGCATCGGCATCGCTTTCGGTCAGGGCCATGACGATGCCGAATTGCTCCTGCGCAACGCGGACCAGGCCATGTACCTGGCGAAGGACCGAGGCCGGGCACGCTACGAGGTGTTCGACGACGACTTGCGCGGCCGGATCGAGCGTCGGCTCGACACCGAGCTGGCCCTGCGCGACGCGGTGCAGCTCGGCGAGATCGAGACCTGGTTCCAGCCGATCGTCGATCTGCAGCAGCAGACGGTCGTCGCCACGGAGGCGCTCGCTCGATGGCGTCGCCCGGACAAGGGCCTCGTCTCCCCGGGGGAGTTCATCGCGATCGCCGAGGAGGTCGGTCTGATCAAGGGGATCGGCACCACCGTGCTGGGCCAGGCGTGCCGGGCAGCCACGTCTCTGGGCGGGCGCATGGCCGTGAGCGTGAACGTGTCCCCGCGGCAGTTCGTGCAGGACGACTTCGGCGTGTTCGTGAAACGCATGCTCAAGGAAACCGGCCTTCCGGCGGACCAGCTGTGGCTCGAACTCACGGAGAGCGCGGTGCTCGAGGCGATCGACTCCGCCGCTCGCACCTTCCAGGAACTTCGGGCACTCGGCGTGCGCCTGGCCATCGACGACTTCGGCACCGGCTATTCGTCTTTCAGCCACCTGCGGTCATTCACCGTTGACCTGCTCAAGATCGACCTGACCTTCGTGCGAGACGTTGAGCGTTCGGACCACGACAGGGCCATCGTTGAGGGCATCGTGCGTCTGGGTGATTCCCTCAACCTCGACGTCGTCGCGGAGGGAATTGAAACAACCGGGCAACGAGACCTCCTGACGGAGATGGGCTGTCGCTATGGGCAGGGCTACCTCTTCTCGAAACCCAGCCCGGTCGTCTTTCCCAATGTTCACTTCGGCGACCTGCTTGAGGCGGCGAGCGGCGATTGA